CGAACGGCTGGTTGATCATGATCATCAGGCCACTTGCGAGATTGCCCAACGTATCTTGGAGGGCAAACGCCAAGATGAAGGAAGCACCACCGATCATGGCGAAGAGAGGCGTGATGTTGACCCCGAGGCCTGCGAGTACAATCAACAGCCCGATTGTAATCACGAGCCAAAACGCCACACCAACCAAGAAAGTTTCCAAAAGGCTCGACATGGCGGGCACCTGACCGACCCACTTCCGAGCCAGACCGCGTGCGGCGCGAGCGACGAATAGGAGTGCGAGGAAAGAGAGCAAGACTACGCCAATATCCTTTGCAATTGATAGGCCGCCATCGAGCCGTGTTGCCCAGTTCAAGAAAGCGAAGAAGATAGCACGAGGACTCGCCAATAGTGTTTCATTTAAAAACACAGAGTCGCGGTAGGTTCGTAAATCACTTACAAGTGCGGGGTCGCCTCCCTTGCTCTCAAATGCGTCCACCACCATCGTATAACGTTCGAACACCGATGCGCGTGCTTCCACCATGCGAGCGATCTCTTGGTAGGCGGCATCGGAGGCTGCCTCAGGGTTGCGAAGCAGCGCCACCTGTTGTTCCGCGATCTTCTGAGTCTCAGCCTGCACCAAGTCGAGCCATTGTCCGGCCAGAGGTTCGAGTTCTTCTTTCTTTAGTGGGATAAGTAGGTGAGCGAGTTCGTCCACCGGGATGGTTGCACTCACGACTTCATCCGCAAACTCCGAGGCCCCATTCTCATTTGTTTGTTCGTTCTGTGCCAGAGCTAGGACCGGCAGCAGAAAGCTACAAAGAACCCCGATGAATGTGTTTCTAAGGAAGCTCATCTCAGCCTCTGCTCATTAAATATTCGGCAACAGCTTGATACGCTGGCAACGATGTTGGATCGATAAACCCGTTCTGTGCGCGCGGGTAAGAAGCAAGCCGGACAAGAACCATGTTGGCGGTTGGGTCTACGTATATCGTTTGGCCATGCACCCCGCGGGCAGCAAAAGCTCCATGATCATTGTGAAAGACCCAGAATTGACTCGTGTAGCTGCCGTTTTCGATGGTTGGGAAGCCGCCAAACTTGGACTGATCGCCACCGTCTTTGATTTTCTTAACAACATCGGCAGGAAATAGCTGCGTGCCATCACTAGCCACCCCTTCGTTCAGCAAAAGCTGACCCAGCCTCCCCAGATCGCGAAGCCCCGCCGTCACGCCTCCACCCGCGAACGGCACGCCCTTGCCATCAACAGTTTGGTAGGCATCCATTTCGGCTCCCATACGACGCCAGAGGCGCTCTGACGCCAGATCGGTTACAGCCTTTCCGGTCACACGACTGATCATCCAGCCGAGCATATCGGAGTTGATTGTCTTGTAGTGAAATTCGGCTCCATGCTCGCCATCGGACTGCGCCTGCTGAAGATACTCCCAATAACCGTTTGGCCCCTCATACCCTTCAGGCTTTGGCAACGGACTCGCCGCCGCGGAATAGAGCCAGATGTCTGCGTTCGGGTCGGAGTAGTCCTCGGAGTATTTCACACCCGTGGTCATATCCATGACCTCGCGCACTGTTGCGGTGGCAAAGGCGCTGTCCCCAATCTCAGGTATCACATCGCGGACGAGGAGCGTGTCGTCGAGCACGCCTTCAGCAACGAGAATTTCACCCAACAACCCCGTGATGGATTTGGTCATCGACATGATGGCGTGCTTGCCGTCTTCCTCAAGGCAGCCAAAGTAGCGTTCGTAAACAACCTCACCCTCGTGGATTATCAGCATGCCGTCTGTGTAGTTCGCGTAAAGCGACTCTTCCCAAGTCATCTCTTCATCGTCGTTCATCGGTATGAAGGAAAGTGCGTCAATTTCCGACCTAAGATCGGCGAACTCGGCTGGTGCGGGGTAGGTGAGCGGCAAAGGTGCGCCCGTGCCTCGGCTGATCTCCTCCGTGGGCAGGAACTCTCTCAGATGACAGACCGACCAGCGAAGCTTTGGGAAACTGAAGTAGTTCGAGTCGGGCTGCGTTATCAGCTTGTCTTCCGGTGGAGGAAAGCCCTGCATCCACCCCATAACGTTCGGGTCTGAGGCCTCCGCCGACAAGAACGCCGTTTGCGCGTTGGTAGCTACCGGAGGCATTGCAAGCAGCAATGCCACTATGAATGGTTGCGTAATGTTCATGCGACGCACTGCTTCAACCCTTTTTAAACAAGACCAAATGGCGAGTTAGCTTTTTTTACTGGCCCTGCCAGCTTAGACTTCTTGGCTATCAACCACGCCGGTTTCAGCCGACTTTACGAGTTTTGACGCATTCGTTGATAAATTCGCAGATCGCCGAAGCTACGGGCGTCAA
This genomic interval from Paracoccaceae bacterium contains the following:
- a CDS encoding serine hydrolase, encoding MNITQPFIVALLLAMPPVATNAQTAFLSAEASDPNVMGWMQGFPPPEDKLITQPDSNYFSFPKLRWSVCHLREFLPTEEISRGTGAPLPLTYPAPAEFADLRSEIDALSFIPMNDDEEMTWEESLYANYTDGMLIIHEGEVVYERYFGCLEEDGKHAIMSMTKSITGLLGEILVAEGVLDDTLLVRDVIPEIGDSAFATATVREVMDMTTGVKYSEDYSDPNADIWLYSAAASPLPKPEGYEGPNGYWEYLQQAQSDGEHGAEFHYKTINSDMLGWMISRVTGKAVTDLASERLWRRMGAEMDAYQTVDGKGVPFAGGGVTAGLRDLGRLGQLLLNEGVASDGTQLFPADVVKKIKDGGDQSKFGGFPTIENGSYTSQFWVFHNDHGAFAARGVHGQTIYVDPTANMVLVRLASYPRAQNGFIDPTSLPAYQAVAEYLMSRG
- a CDS encoding mechanosensitive ion channel family protein, translating into MSFLRNTFIGVLCSFLLPVLALAQNEQTNENGASEFADEVVSATIPVDELAHLLIPLKKEELEPLAGQWLDLVQAETQKIAEQQVALLRNPEAASDAAYQEIARMVEARASVFERYTMVVDAFESKGGDPALVSDLRTYRDSVFLNETLLASPRAIFFAFLNWATRLDGGLSIAKDIGVVLLSFLALLFVARAARGLARKWVGQVPAMSSLLETFLVGVAFWLVITIGLLIVLAGLGVNITPLFAMIGGASFILAFALQDTLGNLASGLMIMINQPFDEGDYVDVGGVSGTVKSVSVVATTVVTPDNQVIVIPNKNVWGNVITNVTASDTRRVDMVFGISYEDSIPEALSVIERVVAQHPATLDTPEPTIRVHQLADSSVNFICRPWAKTEDYWSVYWDLTHQMKEAFDEAGISIPFPQQDIHVKSDAA